The Danio rerio strain Tuebingen ecotype United States chromosome 1, GRCz12tu, whole genome shotgun sequence genome includes a region encoding these proteins:
- the wdr17 gene encoding WD repeat-containing protein 17 isoform X6 yields the protein MESLCWFSSYHSEPKIKMSQVKQVGLLAAGCQPWNKDVCAASGDRFAYCATLAIYVYQLDHRYNEFKLRAIMSEHKKTITAISWCPHNPEVFASASADNLLIIWNVAEQKAVARLDNTKGIPASLSWCWNAGDSVAFVSHRGPLYIWTVSGPDSGVTVHKEAHSFLSDICLFRWHPLKKGKVVFGHTDGSLSIFQPGSKHQKHVLRPESLEGTDEEDPITALEWDPLSTDYLLVANMHNGIRLLDSESLCCITTFSFPSAAASVQCLAWVPSAPGMFITGDSQVGVLRIWNVSRATPLDNFKLKKTGFHALHVLNSPPAKKSFSSNSPSKNHYTSSTSEAVPPPTLSQNQAFSLPPGHAVCCFMDGGVGLYDMGAKKWDFLRDLGHVETIFDCKFKPDDPNLLATASFDGTIKVWDINTLTAVYTSPGNEGVVYSLSWAPDLNCIAGATSRNGAFIWDVKKGKMITRFNELQHGKNGIFCVAWSHKDSKRIATCSGDGFCIIRTIDGKVLHKYKHPAAVFGCDWSQNNKDMIATGCEDKNVRVYYLATSSDQPLKVFTGHTAKVFHVRWSPLREGILCSGSDDGTVRIWDYTQDACINVLSGHTAPVRGLMWNTEVPYLLTSGSWDYTIRVWDTRDGTCLDTVYDHGADVYGLTCHPSRPFTMASCSRDSTVRLWSLTPLIAPLVVNILTDHSWDDIIGNTDRAMVPGAPPLLCGKVSRDIKQELDKLSSDVRMKKLRWFSECFSPPGGSHNLWDLVAVINGQDDSLLPQYYGQGIMHMKHLVRFKTSEAQELTIVKMSKFGGGIGAPSKEERLKNAAEIHIRLGQIQRYCELMVELGEWEKALSVAPGVSMKYWKKLMQRRADQLMQEGNDDVIPYCIATGEVKKLVNFFTSRGQLKEAVLVAQGACEGNIHVPQITSINHAANSDNDNIEKYCGMLHRVCKELAEWYFQDGCAVLAGCCHLAVDNTELALASLIRGNELELAVCVGTVLGESASKATHYVLELLARKYMTTATWDLAARLLQMIPDNEILLAKLCAFYPGSSAEINDLHEKCGLPSLEECKELAESAQSEGEIFQAVKYYLLSPEPEKALPIGITYVKEQLSSPDWVVDSVYQILDLLSYIRTDRLILPKCSEERNELLILCGYIGALLAIGRQYSSIVPALYEYTSQLLKRREVAVPLQIEQLSVELEAWRACTQSLKVADDSLYTSPSEAQKTEYSQILSRIREEPIKGLEGPDYVTGSNLPSHSDVQISCFTGLRIQGPAFFLEDGKSAISLNDALMWAKVNPFSPLGTGVRLNPF from the exons ATGGAAAGCCTGTGCTGGTTCAGCAGTTATCACAGTGAACCAAAG ATAAAGATGTCTCAGGTGAAGCAGGTTGGCCTGTTGGCCGCTGGATGTCAGCCCTGGAATAAAGACGTGTGTGCTGCCAGTGGGGATAGATTTGCATATTGTGCCACGCTCGCCATATATGTGTACCAA CTTGATCACAGATATAACGAGTTTAAGCTGCGAGCGATCATGTCCGAACACAAGAAGACAATCACAGCTATATCGTGGTGTCCACACAACCCTGAGGTGTTTGCCAGTGCCAGCGCTGATAACCTGCTCATCATCTGGAATGTGGCTGAGCAGAAGGCTGTCGCAAGGCTAGATAACACCAAAG GTATCCCAGCATCTCTAAGCTGGTGCTGGAACGCAGGCGACAGTGTTGCGTTCGTATCCCACCGGGGTCCTCTCTATATTTGGACAGTCTCGGGGCCAGACTCAGGAGTCACAGTGCACAAGGAGGCTCACAGTTTCCTCTCAGACATCTGCCTTTTCCGCTGGCATCCACTGAAGAAGGGGAAAGTAGTGTTTGGACACACTGATGGCAGTTTGTCTATCTTTCAACCAG GCTCAAAGCATCAGAAGCATGTACTGCGTCCAGAGTCATTGGAAGGCACAGATGAGGAGGATCCCATCACCGCTTTAGAGTGGGACCCTCTCAGCACAGACTACCTACTGGTTGCCAACATGCACAACGGCATCAGACTACTGGATTCTGAGTCTCTATGTTGCATCACAACCTTTAGTTTTCCCAGCGCTGCTGCATCAGTGCAGTGCCTGGCCTGGGTGCCCAGCGCCCCTGGCATGTTTATTACAGGGG ATTCTCAAGTTGGTGTGCTGAGAATATGGAACGTATCACGAGCGACTCCTCTGGATAACTTCAAACTGAAGAAAACTGGCTTCCACGCACTTCATGTTTTAAACTCCCCACCAGCAAagaaat CCTTTAGCTCGAATTCTCCTTCCAAGAATCACTACACCTCCTCCACTAGCGAGGCCGTGCCTCCACCCACTCTTTCCCAAAACCAGGCCTTCTCTCTCCCACCCGGTCACGCTGTCTGCTGTTTCATGGATGGAGGGGTTGGACTGTATGATATGGGCGCCAAAAAGTGGGACTTTCTACGTGATCTG GGTCACGTTGAAACTATCTTCGACTGTAAATTCAAGCCAGATGACCCAAACCTTCTAGCTACAGCTTCATTTGACGGGACGATAAAAGTCTGGGATATAAACACACTAACTGCTGTGTACACATCTCCAGGCAATGAGGGAGTAGTTTACTCTCTTTCCTGGGCCCCTG ACTTGAACTGCATAGCAGGAGCCACGTCACGGAATGGCGCCTTCATTTGGGATGTTAAAAAGGGGAAAATGATCACAAGATTTAATGAG TTGCAGCATGGGAAAAATGGGATCTTTTGTGTCGCTTGGAGCCATAAAGACTCCAAAAGAATAGCCACATGCAGCGGAGATGGATTTTG CATAATTCGCACCATTGATGGTAAAGTTTTGCACAAATATAAACACCCAGCAGCAGTTTTTGGCTGTGACTGGAGTCAAAACAACAA AGATATGATCGCCACTGGCTGTGAGGACAAGAATGTTCGAGTCTATTACTTGGCCACCAGTTCAGACCAGCCACTGAAAGTTTTTACAGGTCACACTGCCAAAGTGTTCCATGTGCGCTGGTCACCTCTCAGAGAGGGCATACTGTGCAGCGGCTCTGATGATGG GACTGTCCGTATCTGGGATTATACCCAAGACGCTTGCATTAACGTGCTAAGTGGTCACACCGCTCCAGTGCGGGGTCTTATGTGGAACACAGAGGTGCCGTATCTTTTGACCTCAGGGAGCTGGGACTACACCATTCGTGTCTGGGACACCAGAGACGGCACCTGTCTAGACACTGTTTATGACCATGGAGCTGACGTCTACG GTCTGACATGTCACCCCAGTCGTCCATTCACCATGGCTTCCTGCTCCAGAGACTCCACGGTCAGACTTTGGTCACTCACTCCTCTAATCGCTCCCTTAGTAGTCAACATCCTCACTGACCACAGCTGGGACGACATTATTGGCAACACAG ATCGTGCTATGGTTCCCGGGGCTCCTCCTTTGTTGTGTGGAAAGGTTTCCCGAGATATCAAACAGGAACTAGATAAACTCTCAAGTGACGTGCGCATGAAGAAGCTGCGGTGGTTCTCCGAGTGTTTCTCC CCACCAGGAGGGAGTCATAACCTGTGGGATCTGGTTGCTGTAATCAACGGACAGGATGATAGTCTTCTTCCGCAGTACTATGGGCAGGGCATCATGCATATGAAACACTTGGTCCGCTTTAAAACT TCTGAAGCACAAGAGCTGACCATTGTAAAGATGTCAAAGTTCGGGGGAGGTATTGGAGCACCGAGTAAAGAGGAAAGGCTCAAGAATGCAGCTGAAATCCATATCAGACTGGGTCAAATCCAGAGATACTGTGAGCTCATGGTGGAACTGGGAGAG tggGAGAAGGCTCTATCCGTGGCCCCTGGTGTTTCCATGAAATACTGGAAAAAGCTCATGCAAAG GAGAGCAGATCAGCTCATGCAAGAGGGCAATGATGATGTCATCCCGTACTGCATCGCCACCGGTGAGGTAAAGAAGCTGGTAAATTTCTTCACCTCCAGAGGTCAGCTGAAGGAAGCTGTGCTTGTGGCTCAG GGTGCCTGTGAAGGGAATATCCATGTCCCTCAGATAACATCAATAAACCATGCAGCAAACTCAGACAATGACAACATAGAAAAGTACTGTGG GATGTTGCACAGAGTGTGTAAAGAGCTGGCAGAGTGGTATTTTCAAGATGGCTGTGCTGTGCTGGCAGGTTGCTGTCACCTAGCTGTAGACAACACAGAA CTGGCCCTGGCGTCTCTGATCCGAGGCAATGAGCTGGAGCTGGCGGTGTGTGTGGGCACAGTCCTGGGAGAATCAGCCAGTAAAGCCACCCACTACGTTCTGGAGCTTTTGGCCAGAAAATACATGACCACTGCCACCTG GGATCTTGCAGCCAGATTACTCCAGATGATCCCTGATAATGAGATCTTGTTAGCCAAACTGTGTGCCTTCTACCCTGGCAGCTCTGCCGAAATCAACGACCTGCATGAAAAG tgTGGTCTACCAAGTTTAGAGGAATGTAAAGAGCTTGCTGAAAGTGCACAATCTGAGGGAGAAATCTTCCAGGCAGTAAAGTATTACCTACTAAGCCCAGAACCAGAGAAGGCTCTTCCAATAGGGATCACCTATGTCAAAG AGCAGCTGAGCTCTCCTGACTGGGTGGTGGACTCTGTTTACCAAATCTTAGACCTGTTGAGCTACATCAGAACAGACCGACTTATTCTACCAAAGTGTAGTGA AGAGCGCAACGAGCTGCTTATTCTCTGCGGGTATATTGGTGCACTGTTAGCCATTGGGAGACAGTATTCGAGTATAGTGCCAGCACTGTATGAATACACAAG TCAGCTGCTGAAGAGGAGAGAAGTAGCTGTGCCTTTGCAGATAGAGCAGTTGTCTGTAGAGTTGGAGGCCTGGAGAGCCTGTACACAATCCCTCAA AGTGGCAGATGACAGTTTGTATACTTCACCATCTGAGGCCCAGAAGACAGAGTATAGCCAAATATTGAGTCGAATAAGAGAAGAGCCCATCAAGGGTCTTGAGGGTCCAGACTATGTGACTGGCTCCAACTTACCCAGTCATTCTGATGTCCAGATTTCCTGCTTCACTGGCCTCAGGATACAG GGACCAGCGTTCTTCCTGGAAGACGGCAAATCTGCTATTTCACTCAACGATGCCTTGATGTGGGCAAAAGTGAACCCTTTCTCTCCACTGGGGACGGGCGTACGCCTCAACCCCTTCTGA
- the wdr17 gene encoding WD repeat-containing protein 17 isoform X2 has product MESLCWFSSYHSEPKIKMSQVKQVGLLAAGCQPWNKDVCAASGDRFAYCATLAIYVYQLDHRYNEFKLRAIMSEHKKTITAISWCPHNPEVFASASADNLLIIWNVAEQKAVARLDNTKGIPASLSWCWNAGDSVAFVSHRGPLYIWTVSGPDSGVTVHKEAHSFLSDICLFRWHPLKKGKVVFGHTDGSLSIFQPGSKHQKHVLRPESLEGTDEEDPITALEWDPLSTDYLLVANMHNGIRLLDSESLCCITTFSFPSAAASVQCLAWVPSAPGMFITGDSQVGVLRIWNVSRATPLDNFKLKKTGFHALHVLNSPPAKKSFSSNSPSKNHYTSSTSEAVPPPTLSQNQAFSLPPGHAVCCFMDGGVGLYDMGAKKWDFLRDLGHVETIFDCKFKPDDPNLLATASFDGTIKVWDINTLTAVYTSPGNEGVVYSLSWAPDLNCIAGATSRNGAFIWDVKKGKMITRFNELQHGKNGIFCVAWSHKDSKRIATCSGDGFCIIRTIDGKVLHKYKHPAAVFGCDWSQNNKDMIATGCEDKNVRVYYLATSSDQPLKVFTGHTAKVFHVRWSPLREGILCSGSDDGTVRIWDYTQDACINVLSGHTAPVRGLMWNTEVPYLLTSGSWDYTIRVWDTRDGTCLDTVYDHGADVYGLTCHPSRPFTMASCSRDSTVRLWSLTPLIAPLVVNILTDHSWDDIIGNTDRAMVPGAPPLLCGKVSRDIKQELDKLSSDVRMKKLRWFSECFSPPGGSHNLWDLVAVINGQDDSLLPQYYGQGIMHMKHLVRFKTSEAQELTIVKMSKFGGGIGAPSKEERLKNAAEIHIRLGQIQRYCELMVELGEWEKALSVAPGVSMKYWKKLMQRRADQLMQEGNDDVIPYCIATGEVKKLVNFFTSRGQLKEAVLVAQGACEGNIHVPQITSINHAANSDNDNIEKYCGMLHRVCKELAEWYFQDGCAVLAGCCHLAVDNTELALASLIRGNELELAVCVGTVLGESASKATHYVLELLARKYMTTATCFPSVAHRDLAARLLQMIPDNEILLAKLCAFYPGSSAEINDLHEKCGLPSLEECKELAESAQSEGEIFQAVKYYLLSPEPEKALPIGITYVKEQLSSPDWVVDSVYQILDLLSYIRTDRLILPKCSEERNELLILCGYIGALLAIGRQYSSIVPALYEYTSQLLKRREVAVPLQIEQLSVELEAWRACTQSLKVADDSLYTSPSEAQKTEYSQILSRIREEPIKGLEGPDYVTGSNLPSHSDVQISCFTGLRIQGPAFFLEDGKSAISLNDALMWAKVNPFSPLGTGVRLNPF; this is encoded by the exons ATGGAAAGCCTGTGCTGGTTCAGCAGTTATCACAGTGAACCAAAG ATAAAGATGTCTCAGGTGAAGCAGGTTGGCCTGTTGGCCGCTGGATGTCAGCCCTGGAATAAAGACGTGTGTGCTGCCAGTGGGGATAGATTTGCATATTGTGCCACGCTCGCCATATATGTGTACCAA CTTGATCACAGATATAACGAGTTTAAGCTGCGAGCGATCATGTCCGAACACAAGAAGACAATCACAGCTATATCGTGGTGTCCACACAACCCTGAGGTGTTTGCCAGTGCCAGCGCTGATAACCTGCTCATCATCTGGAATGTGGCTGAGCAGAAGGCTGTCGCAAGGCTAGATAACACCAAAG GTATCCCAGCATCTCTAAGCTGGTGCTGGAACGCAGGCGACAGTGTTGCGTTCGTATCCCACCGGGGTCCTCTCTATATTTGGACAGTCTCGGGGCCAGACTCAGGAGTCACAGTGCACAAGGAGGCTCACAGTTTCCTCTCAGACATCTGCCTTTTCCGCTGGCATCCACTGAAGAAGGGGAAAGTAGTGTTTGGACACACTGATGGCAGTTTGTCTATCTTTCAACCAG GCTCAAAGCATCAGAAGCATGTACTGCGTCCAGAGTCATTGGAAGGCACAGATGAGGAGGATCCCATCACCGCTTTAGAGTGGGACCCTCTCAGCACAGACTACCTACTGGTTGCCAACATGCACAACGGCATCAGACTACTGGATTCTGAGTCTCTATGTTGCATCACAACCTTTAGTTTTCCCAGCGCTGCTGCATCAGTGCAGTGCCTGGCCTGGGTGCCCAGCGCCCCTGGCATGTTTATTACAGGGG ATTCTCAAGTTGGTGTGCTGAGAATATGGAACGTATCACGAGCGACTCCTCTGGATAACTTCAAACTGAAGAAAACTGGCTTCCACGCACTTCATGTTTTAAACTCCCCACCAGCAAagaaat CCTTTAGCTCGAATTCTCCTTCCAAGAATCACTACACCTCCTCCACTAGCGAGGCCGTGCCTCCACCCACTCTTTCCCAAAACCAGGCCTTCTCTCTCCCACCCGGTCACGCTGTCTGCTGTTTCATGGATGGAGGGGTTGGACTGTATGATATGGGCGCCAAAAAGTGGGACTTTCTACGTGATCTG GGTCACGTTGAAACTATCTTCGACTGTAAATTCAAGCCAGATGACCCAAACCTTCTAGCTACAGCTTCATTTGACGGGACGATAAAAGTCTGGGATATAAACACACTAACTGCTGTGTACACATCTCCAGGCAATGAGGGAGTAGTTTACTCTCTTTCCTGGGCCCCTG ACTTGAACTGCATAGCAGGAGCCACGTCACGGAATGGCGCCTTCATTTGGGATGTTAAAAAGGGGAAAATGATCACAAGATTTAATGAG TTGCAGCATGGGAAAAATGGGATCTTTTGTGTCGCTTGGAGCCATAAAGACTCCAAAAGAATAGCCACATGCAGCGGAGATGGATTTTG CATAATTCGCACCATTGATGGTAAAGTTTTGCACAAATATAAACACCCAGCAGCAGTTTTTGGCTGTGACTGGAGTCAAAACAACAA AGATATGATCGCCACTGGCTGTGAGGACAAGAATGTTCGAGTCTATTACTTGGCCACCAGTTCAGACCAGCCACTGAAAGTTTTTACAGGTCACACTGCCAAAGTGTTCCATGTGCGCTGGTCACCTCTCAGAGAGGGCATACTGTGCAGCGGCTCTGATGATGG GACTGTCCGTATCTGGGATTATACCCAAGACGCTTGCATTAACGTGCTAAGTGGTCACACCGCTCCAGTGCGGGGTCTTATGTGGAACACAGAGGTGCCGTATCTTTTGACCTCAGGGAGCTGGGACTACACCATTCGTGTCTGGGACACCAGAGACGGCACCTGTCTAGACACTGTTTATGACCATGGAGCTGACGTCTACG GTCTGACATGTCACCCCAGTCGTCCATTCACCATGGCTTCCTGCTCCAGAGACTCCACGGTCAGACTTTGGTCACTCACTCCTCTAATCGCTCCCTTAGTAGTCAACATCCTCACTGACCACAGCTGGGACGACATTATTGGCAACACAG ATCGTGCTATGGTTCCCGGGGCTCCTCCTTTGTTGTGTGGAAAGGTTTCCCGAGATATCAAACAGGAACTAGATAAACTCTCAAGTGACGTGCGCATGAAGAAGCTGCGGTGGTTCTCCGAGTGTTTCTCC CCACCAGGAGGGAGTCATAACCTGTGGGATCTGGTTGCTGTAATCAACGGACAGGATGATAGTCTTCTTCCGCAGTACTATGGGCAGGGCATCATGCATATGAAACACTTGGTCCGCTTTAAAACT TCTGAAGCACAAGAGCTGACCATTGTAAAGATGTCAAAGTTCGGGGGAGGTATTGGAGCACCGAGTAAAGAGGAAAGGCTCAAGAATGCAGCTGAAATCCATATCAGACTGGGTCAAATCCAGAGATACTGTGAGCTCATGGTGGAACTGGGAGAG tggGAGAAGGCTCTATCCGTGGCCCCTGGTGTTTCCATGAAATACTGGAAAAAGCTCATGCAAAG GAGAGCAGATCAGCTCATGCAAGAGGGCAATGATGATGTCATCCCGTACTGCATCGCCACCGGTGAGGTAAAGAAGCTGGTAAATTTCTTCACCTCCAGAGGTCAGCTGAAGGAAGCTGTGCTTGTGGCTCAG GGTGCCTGTGAAGGGAATATCCATGTCCCTCAGATAACATCAATAAACCATGCAGCAAACTCAGACAATGACAACATAGAAAAGTACTGTGG GATGTTGCACAGAGTGTGTAAAGAGCTGGCAGAGTGGTATTTTCAAGATGGCTGTGCTGTGCTGGCAGGTTGCTGTCACCTAGCTGTAGACAACACAGAA CTGGCCCTGGCGTCTCTGATCCGAGGCAATGAGCTGGAGCTGGCGGTGTGTGTGGGCACAGTCCTGGGAGAATCAGCCAGTAAAGCCACCCACTACGTTCTGGAGCTTTTGGCCAGAAAATACATGACCACTGCCACCTG CTTTCCATCTGTGGCACACAG GGATCTTGCAGCCAGATTACTCCAGATGATCCCTGATAATGAGATCTTGTTAGCCAAACTGTGTGCCTTCTACCCTGGCAGCTCTGCCGAAATCAACGACCTGCATGAAAAG tgTGGTCTACCAAGTTTAGAGGAATGTAAAGAGCTTGCTGAAAGTGCACAATCTGAGGGAGAAATCTTCCAGGCAGTAAAGTATTACCTACTAAGCCCAGAACCAGAGAAGGCTCTTCCAATAGGGATCACCTATGTCAAAG AGCAGCTGAGCTCTCCTGACTGGGTGGTGGACTCTGTTTACCAAATCTTAGACCTGTTGAGCTACATCAGAACAGACCGACTTATTCTACCAAAGTGTAGTGA AGAGCGCAACGAGCTGCTTATTCTCTGCGGGTATATTGGTGCACTGTTAGCCATTGGGAGACAGTATTCGAGTATAGTGCCAGCACTGTATGAATACACAAG TCAGCTGCTGAAGAGGAGAGAAGTAGCTGTGCCTTTGCAGATAGAGCAGTTGTCTGTAGAGTTGGAGGCCTGGAGAGCCTGTACACAATCCCTCAA AGTGGCAGATGACAGTTTGTATACTTCACCATCTGAGGCCCAGAAGACAGAGTATAGCCAAATATTGAGTCGAATAAGAGAAGAGCCCATCAAGGGTCTTGAGGGTCCAGACTATGTGACTGGCTCCAACTTACCCAGTCATTCTGATGTCCAGATTTCCTGCTTCACTGGCCTCAGGATACAG GGACCAGCGTTCTTCCTGGAAGACGGCAAATCTGCTATTTCACTCAACGATGCCTTGATGTGGGCAAAAGTGAACCCTTTCTCTCCACTGGGGACGGGCGTACGCCTCAACCCCTTCTGA